A window from Engraulis encrasicolus isolate BLACKSEA-1 chromosome 13, IST_EnEncr_1.0, whole genome shotgun sequence encodes these proteins:
- the LOC134461453 gene encoding zinc finger BED domain-containing protein 4-like, which translates to MSITKVACFAHTLNIAAQKLYGVPAIARWAGRIWAMVLWLKRSGLAKPVLKEKQRLLGLPEHGVILDVKNRWNSLFLMVERFVEQFPALQAASVDPRLKRSMERDRLERLSADDLAKAEQFVRVMRVLYTSTICISAEKSSTLGQILPILGKLQHHFTVTAQDSAFTQAIKEKIWGDLSQRYQVGSSIMQDSGVAAQQMELTADDDRGEDSSSDDDTMVRNLGLSALGELFADEDMAVETRQETPQTIAEKVQEEIQRYRDLPSTLTSVNPPTRT; encoded by the exons ATGTCCATCACAAAGGTAGCCTGCTTTGCCCACACGCTCAACATAGCAGCCCAAAAACTGTATGGTGTACCTGCTATTGCAAGATGGGCAGGAAGAATCTGGGCCATGGTGCTGTGGCTGAAGAGAAGCGGCTTAGCTAAGCCTGTTCTCAAAGAGAAACAGCGTCTTCTTG GTCTTCCAGAGCATGGTGTGATACTGGATGTAAAGAACCGatggaacagcctcttcctcaTGGTGGAGAGATTCGTGGAGCAGTTTCCTGCGCTCCAAGCAGCCTCCGTGGATCCTCGCTTGAAAAGATCAATGGAGAGGGACAG GCTGGAGAGGCTGAGTGCTGATGACTTGGCTAAGGCAGAACAGTTTGTCAGAGTTATGAGGGTCCTTTATACCTCCACCATTTGCATCTCTGCTGAAAAGAGCTCAACTCTTGGTCAGATTCTTCCCATCCTTGGTAAACTACAGCACCACTTCACAGTCACAGCTCAAGACTCTGCATTTACACAGGCCATCAAGGAGAAGATCTGGGGTGACCTTTCTCAGCGATACCAGGTAGGCAGTTCAATCATGCAGGATTCCG GTGTAGCAGCCCAGCAGATGGAGCTGACGGCTGATGATGACCGTGGTGAAGACTCATCCTCTGATGACGACACTATGGTG AGGAATCTAGGGCTCTCTGCCCTCGGGGAGCTGTTTGCCGACGAGGACATGGCAGTGGAAACGCGGCAGGAAACACCACAGACCATCGCCGAGAAGGTGCAGGAAGAGATCCAGCGATACAGGGACCTACCATCTACTCTGACCTCTGTTAACCCT CCCACCAGAACGTGA